One window of Scheffersomyces stipitis CBS 6054 chromosome 1, whole genome shotgun sequence genomic DNA carries:
- the PRI2 gene encoding DNA-directed DNA polymerase alpha, DNA primase subunit: MFRSTKRRTAGRRNFEEIASYGSGASNVKSGLYSQRLSFYDIPPLEEITLEEFEMWAIDRLKILIEIESGTARGKSAREIESSIKPMLMKYLPLNSSGNDMLNERRKDHYSHYILRLVFCRNEELRKKFIKNETLLFKARYNALQPKEQHEFINHYHDKLNWKYIDKDEKNALFDDLYAATGTVIRTMLMVDGGETISNDQLKQHIRVKENFIKLPFEKVPALVAGRQLYLSKGDVYVPSTLQLNLLAVEFQESLNKQLMRTFQAIPRLEEDDRLLPLLNHLANNFSSLQFDSYEADSTQASDIHAGSITTTAITKHYPLCATHLQRNMSHNSHLKYTGRQQLGLFLKGIGLSVDEALKFWAYQFTKNGSGMTMEKFNKEYKYNIRHSYGLEGGRTNYKPWDCATILSKPKPGKGEYHGCPYRDLSADSLVSNLNEMGISDQSEINTVLEDVNRREYTVACTRVFELTHKEQMANQKNAEGLHISHPNLYFDRSRQLERGENKTSVAESVAVN, encoded by the coding sequence ATGTTTAGGTCtaccaaaagaagaactgcCGGCCGTAGGAATTTCGAGGAGATTGCCAGCTATGGCTCGGGCGCGTCAAATGTCAAGTCCGGGTTATATTCTCAACGTCTTTCATTCTATGACATTCCACCTCTAGAAGAAATAACATTGGAAGAGTTTGAGATGTGGGCCATCGACAGACTCAAGATTCTTATCGAGATCGAGTCAGGCACTGCCAGAGGCAAGCTGGCACGAGAAATCGAAAGTTCGATCAAGCCAATGTTGATGAAATATTTACCACTCAACAGTTCTGGAAACGACATGTTGAACGAAAGACGCAAAGACCACTACTCCCATTATATATTGCGCCTTGTATTCTgcagaaatgaagaattacGCAAGAAGTTTATCAAGAACGAAACGCTTTTGTTTAAAGCGCGCTACAATGCTCTTCAACCTAAAGAGCAACACGAGTTTATTAATCATTACCACGACAAATTGAACTGGAAGTATATAGACAAGGACGAGAAAAATGCTCTTTTCGACGATTTGTATGCTGCCACGGGAACAGTGATACGGACGATGTTGATGGTAGACGGAGGAGAAACTATTAGCAACGACCAACTCAAGCAACATATCAGAGTGAAAGAAAACTTCATCAAGCTTCCGTTTGAAAAAGTGCCTGCTTTGGTGGCCGGAAGACAGCTTTACTTGAGCAAGGGTGACGTCTATGTTCCTTCGACTTTAcaattgaacttgttggctgtcgaatttcaagaatctcTCAACAAACAATTAATGCGTACTTTCCAGGCTATACCCCGTTTAGAGGAAGACGACCGTTTGTTGCCTCTTTTGAACCATTTGGCAAACAACTTCTCGAGTCTTCAATTCGATTCATATGAAGCTGATTCAACACAGGCTTCGGATATCCATGCCGGTTCTATCACCACGACAGCTATTACCAAACACTATCCTTTGTGCGCTACACATTTGCAGAGAAATATGCTGCACAACTCGCACTTGAAGTATACGGGTCGTCAGCAACTTGGATTATTCCTCAAGGGTATAGGTCTTTCTGTGGACGAAGCGTTGAAGTTCTGGGCCTACCAGTTTACCAAAAACGGCTCCGGCATGACGATGGAAAAATTTAACAAAGAGTACAAGTACAATATTCGTCACAGCTACGGTTTGGAAGGTGGCAGAACGAACTACAAGCCATGGGACTGTGCAACTATTCTCTCCAAGCCCAAACCAGGCAAGGGAGAGTACCACGGCTGTCCATACCGAGACTTGAGTGCCGATTCGCTTGTTTCCAACCTCAACGAGATGGGAATTAGTGATCAGCTGGAAATCAACACGGTATTGGAAGACGTgaacagaagagaatataCGGTGGCGTGTACGAGAGTGTTCGAGCTTACACACAAAGAGCAGATGGCCAACCAGAAGAACGCCGAAGGTCTACATATCAGTCATCCAAACTTGTACTTTGATCGTTCCAGACAGTTGGAAAGAGGTGAGAACAAGACTTCGGTCGCTGAGCTGGTTGCCGTGAACTAA
- a CDS encoding predicted protein: MSIAAISPLTSQLVEVSKGGPRRTVPLSLLLSLNQLLKKSIFSRKFYQEINDKVLAKSSTVDTNLYFICYFTLLVSAILNNKSHIKHFLQTQKYNLIQVVKKVLQNTLGERASDLTNTNNKFVNKLFSTPKPVYTEGKPSKLAVHFKAISSYLADIRIFNRLTESIKYMPWIIDEYRAYADPSNPVPKFTRFVNLLQSLNCLALELLENAGWITDHNWVGTGDNAWWCTETYIWCSRIWGAYLVIEILELVRRNPVAKWDSNWKIAMFKQLIQVPLVLHWSLYDGCLTPFWVGVCGCGASWWGFKDMWSSIDLS; encoded by the coding sequence ATGTCTATCGCCGCCATTTCTCCCCTAACCAGCCAGCTAGTCGAAGTTTCCAAAGGTGGACCTCGCCGAACGGTTCCGTTATCACTTCTTCTCAGTCTCaaccagttgttgaaaaagtcCATTTTCTCGAGAAAATTCTACCAGgaaatcaacgacaagGTATTGGCGAAGTCAAGCACTGTAGACACAAACCTCTATTTCATCTGCTACTTCACTTTGCTTGTTTCTGCCattttgaacaacaagAGCCACATCAaacattttcttcagacCCAAAAGTACAACTTGATTCAAGTAGTAAAGAAGGTTCTTCAGAACACTTTGGGCGAACGTGCTTCCGACTTGACAAATACAAACAACAAGTTCGTCAACAAATTGTTCTCGACCCCAAAGCCGGTGTATACCGAGGGTAAGCCATCAAAACTTGCTGTTCACTTCAAGGCTATCAGCTCGTATTTGGCTGATATCAGAATTTTCAACAGACTCACCGAGTCGATCAAGTACATGCCTTGGATCATTGACGAGTATAGAGCGTATGCAGACCCTTCTAATCCTGTTCCTAAGTTTACTCGCTTTGTCAATTTGCTCCAATCGCTCAACTGTTTGGCTTTAGAATTGCTTGAAAACGCTGGTTGGATTACTGACCATAACTGGGTTGGAACTGGTGATAATGCTTGGTGGTGCACCGAGACTTACATCTGGTGCTCGAGAATCTGGGGTGCTTATCTTGTAATTGAGATTCTAGAGTTAGTCAGAAGAAACCCTGTAGCCAAATGGGATTCGAATTGGAAAATCGCTATGTTCAAGCAGTTGATCCAAGTTCCTTTGGTTCTCCATTGGTCTTTATATGATGGCTGTTTGACTCCATTCTGGGTGGGAGTCTGTGGTTGTGGTGCTTCTTGGTGGGGCTTCAAAGACATGTGGAGCTCTATTGACTTAAGTTGA
- the UAP3 gene encoding Uric acid-xanthine permease (UAPA transporter), translating into MSKAETFKSYTKRVVRKWTTKEGFFGDYDYAYLFIPDIPFITKEPKTQPFFGLNSDMPLLLGFILGFQHALAMLAGVVTPPIIIASAANLDASLQEYLVSASLIASGILSAIQITRFHIFGTPYYLGTGLLSVVGTSFATISIVVNALPMMYSNGECPVAEDGTQLPCPNGYGHILASGIVCALLEMLLSFMPAKILQKIFPPLVTGPVVLLIGAHLVESGFQDWLGGSGCVGEVCAVGSKNITWGSGEFIGLGFLVFVSIIIAEKFGSPIMKSCAVIFGLLIGCIVAAACGYFSHESIDAAPAATFIWVHTFKLKVYGPIILPFLAVYLTLMMEAIGDITATCDVSRLEVEGEQYESRIQGGILADGFNGMLAGLMTITPMSTFAQNNGVISITKCANRRVGYWCCFFMIIMGIFSKFAAAIVSIPKAVLGGMTSFLFCSVAVSGIRIICSTEFTRRDRFVLTAALLPGLGSILVPNWFSNVFTYSGSNNSLQGFYNAIILVMETGFAVTGFLGVILNLLLPQVSDNIEEINELVLETVGSADQRGMEKFAEKEGIPLEAITSNPGVPLDVIRSQLRAPGKSSSDSDTK; encoded by the coding sequence ATGCTGAAGGCGGAAACTTTCAAGTCCTACACTAAGAGGGTAGTGAGAAAATGGACTACCAAAGAAGGGTTCTTTGGAGACTATGACTACGCTTACCTTTTCATTCCTGACATTCCGTTTATCACCAAGGAGCCAAAGACCCAGCCCTTCTTCGGACTCAACTCAGACATGCCTCTTCTCTTGGGGTTCATTCTTGGGTTCCAACATGCATTGGCTATGTTGGCTGGGGTGGTGACTCCACCAATAATCATTGCCAGTGCTGCGAACCTCGATGCTTCGTTACAAGAATACTTGGTGTCAGCCTCGCTTATTGCGTCGGGAATTTTGTCTGCTATTCAAATCACCCGTTTCCACATCTTTGGGACTCCATACTATCTTGGTACGGGGCTTTTGTCCGTTGTAGGAACTTCTTTCGCTACCATTTCCATTGTGGTCAATGCTTTGCCCATGATGTATTCCAATGGGGAGTGTCCAGTAGCTGAAGACGGCACGCAGTTGCCATGTCCAAATGGCTATGGCCATATATTGGCTAGTGGTATTGTCTGTGCCTTGCTTGAAATGTTGCTATCTTTCATGCCAGCTAAGATCTTACAAAAGATCTTCCCACCTTTGGTCACCGGACCCGTAGTTCTTTTGATTGGTGCCCATTTGGTTGAATCTGGGTTCCAAGATTGGCTCGGAGGCTCCGGCTGTGTAGGTGAGGTATGTGCTGTGGGTTCTAAAAATATCACCTGGGGCTCCGGGGAATTCATAGGGTTGGGTTTCTTGGTCTTCGTTTCTATCATTATAGCCGAAAAATTCGGTTCACCCATCATGAAGTCCTGTGCTGTTATTTTTGGTTTGTTGATTGGATGTATTGTAGCTGCTGCCTGCGGATACTTCAGCCATGAATCCATTGATGCTGCTCCAGCTGCTACTTTCATCTGGGTGCATACTTTCAAGTTAAAGGTTTATGGACCAATTATATTACCGTTCTTGGCCGTGTATTTGACACTTATGATGGAAGCCATCGGTGATATTACAGCTACTTGTGACGTCTCCCGTTTAGAAGTTGAAGGCGAACAATACGAGTCGAGAATTCAGGGTGGTATCTTGGCCGATGGATTCAATGGTATGTTAGCTGGCTTAATGACCATTACCCCAATGTCCACTTTCGCTCAAAATAACGGTGTAATTTCCATCACCAAATGTGCCAATAGAAGAGTTGGATACTGgtgttgtttcttcatgATTATCATGGGtatcttctccaaatttGCGGCCGCCATTGTCTCTATTCCAAAAGCTGTTTTAGGAGGTATGACTTCGTTCCTTTTCTGCTCGGTTGCTGTTTCAGGTATCAGAATTATCTGTAGCACGGAATTCACAAGAAGAGACCGTTTCGTGTTGACCGCTGCCTTGTTGCCTGGTCTTGGTTCTATCTTAGTGCCAAACTGGTTTTCTAACGTCTTCACCTACTCTGGTAGCAACAACTCCTTGCAAGGTTTCTACAACGCCATTATTCTTGTTATGGAAACTGGGTTTGCCGTCACTGGTTTCTTGGGTGTTATCCTTAACTTGTTGCTTCCTCAAGTCTCCGAcaacattgaagaaatcaacgaaCTCGTTTTGGAAACTGTTGGCTCTGCTGACCAAAGAGGTATGGAGAAGTTTGCTGAAAAGGAAGGTATCCCACTCGAAGCTATCACTTCCAACCCTGGTGTGCCATTAGATGTCATCAGATCTCAACTTCGAGCCCCCGGCAAGTCGTCATCTGACAGCGACACCAAATGA
- the SPT16 gene encoding global regulator of transcription — protein MSRSSDVHIDASSFHKRLSLIQKFMVQEKATVPGQLVIIVGTRDEENTYKKSTVLQNWLLGYEFVQTVMYITSEKLIVVTSEGKAKYLKHLTTKPTANSSEVEVWSRTKDVEQQKKLFTDLVAQLQKNGPEYGSVIKDQYKGKFVDEWKAALSSAPELQIKDITLLLSRAMELKDSEEFSNTKVAANASVVMMDTFANEMMTVVDEEKKITNARFTDGIEDKIDDEKWIVKSALGKKLLKSDRDFDHELLEWCYSPIIQSGGKFDLKPSAVSTEDSLVGDGVILSSIGLRYKSYCSNVGRTFLIDPTSEIEANYDFLLKLQEHITKNLLKDGNLAKEVYEGAIAFIKAEKPQLVEHFTKNVGWLTGIEFRDSTFILNAKNERKLTNGQIISLAIGFTNLVNEKTKNPKLKNYALLLTDTYKVSESEPILLTESPKQRSEISFYFKDDDVTKNEEKKLKSEKNIKIEKKLAVNEANSKILKSKLRHESSGADDVNAEKVRQELQSKLHEKRQQEGLARFSKADATDSSDFKPVFKKYESYVRESMIPASVRDLKIHVDPKNQTIILPICGRPVPFHINSFKNGSQNEEGDYTYLRLNFNSPGAGGNASRRTELPYEDSPDNSFLRSITLRSRDRQRMVDVFKLIQEMKKESVKRESERKQMADVISQANLIELKGSRMKKLDNVFIRPQPDTKKIGGILQIHENGLRYQSSFKNDQKVDLLFSNIKHLFFQPCKDELIVLIHCHLKSPIMIGKKKTFDVQFYREASDIAFDETGGRKRRYRYGDEDELQQEQEERRRKALLDKEFKAFAELIAGSSNHVVDLDIPFRELGFQGVPFRSSVLCMPTRDCLVQLIDPPYLVVTLEEIELAHLERVQFGLKNFDMVFVFKDFSKPVVHVNTIPMELLEDVKNWLTDVDIPLSEGQMNLNWGAILKTVQADPYQFFADGGWSILTGVGDSDEEDEEDEESEFEASDDDPSDEEVESEEASEDNYSSGGSESEGSGDEESEGDDWDEMEKKAAKEDSRRYRD, from the coding sequence ATGAGTCGTTCCTCTGATGTCCACATCGACGCCTCGTCGTTCCACAAGAGACTTTCGCTCATCCAAAAGTTCATGGTGCAAGAAAAAGCCACCGTTCCCGGCCAGCTTGTCATCATCGTAGGAACGCgtgatgaagaaaacaCATACAAGAAGCTGACAGTGTTGCAGAACTGGTTGTTGGGGTATGAGTTCGTGCAGACGGTGATGTATATCACGAGCGAGAAGCTCATTGTAGTCACTTCCGAAGGTAAGGCTAAGTATTTGAAGCACTTGACCACGAAGCCGACCGCCAACTCGagtgaagttgaagtttggTCACGCACAAAAGATGTCGaacagcagaagaagcttTTCACAGATTTGGTGGCgcaattgcaaaagaatGGTCCAGAATACGGGTCTGTGATCAAGGATCAGTACAAGGGCAAATTTGTAGATGAGTGGAAAGCCGCTCTTTCCTCTGCCCCTGAGCTTCAAATTAAGGATATCACTCTTCTACTTTCACGTGCCATGGAATTGAAAGATTCTGAGGAGTTTTCCAATACGAAAGTGGCTGCAAATGCTTCCGTAGTGATGATGGATACATTTGCTAACGAGATGATGACagttgtagatgaagaaaagaagatcacCAACGCCCGTTTCACAGATGGAATCGAAGACAAAATTGATGACGAGAAGTGGATCGTGAAGTCGGCTCTTGGGAAAAAGCTCTTGAAGTCTGACAGGGACTTTGATCACGAATTGCTTGAATGGTGTTACTCACCAATTATTCAGAGCGGAGGCAAGTTCGACTTGAAACCCAGCGCTGTTTCGACCGAAGATTCGTTGGTGGGTGACGGTGTGATTTTGTCGTCAATTGGATTACGTTACAAGTCGTATTGCTCAAATGTCGGTAgaactttcttgattgaTCCCACTTCCGAGATCGAGGCTAACTACGACTTCTTGCTTAAGTTGCAGGAGCACatcaccaagaacttgttaAAGGACGGAAATCTCGCCAAAGAGGTCTATGAAGGAGCCATAGCATTCATCAAAGCCGAAAAGCCTCAACTTGTAGAACACTTCACCAAAAACGTAGGCTGGTTGACTGGTATTGAATTCAGAGATTCGACCTTCATTTTAAATGCTAAGAACGAGAGAAAGTTGACCAATGGCCAGATCATTTCTCTTGCTATTGGGTTCACGAATTTGGTCAACGAAAAGACAAAGAACCctaagttgaagaactatGCACTTTTGTTAACAGACACCTACAAAGTTAGTGAATCTGAGCCAATCTTGCTTACTGAATCGCCCAAGCAACGTTCAGAGATCTCATTCTACTTCAAAGACGATGACGTAACCAAGAAtgaggaaaagaagttgaaatcggaaaagaatatcaagatcGAAAAGAAATTAGCTGTCAATGAGGCCAACTcgaagatcttgaaatcGAAACTAAGACATGAATCCAGCGGAGCCGACGATGTCAATGCCGAGAAGGTCCGTCAAGAATTACAGAGCAAGTTACATGAGAAAAGACAACAGGAAGGTTTGGCCAGGTTCTCCAAAGCTGATGCTACTGATAGTTCTGACTTTAAGCCAGTATTTAAGAAATACGAATCATATGTCAGAGAATCGATGATCCCAGCTAGTGTTCGTGATTTGAAGATCCATGTCGATCCTAAGAACCAGACCATTATCTTGCCGATCTGTGGACGTCCTGTCCCATTCCATATCAATTCGTTCAAGAACGGCTCTCAGAACGAAGAAGGAGACTACACATATTTAAGATTGAATTTTAACTCCCCTGGTGCTGGAGGCAATGcctcaagaagaactgaaTTACCCTATGAAGATTCACCTGATAACTCGTTCTTGAGATCGATAACGTTGAGATCTCGTGATCGCCAGAGAATGGTCGATgtgttcaagttgatccaggaaatgaagaaggaatCGGTCAAGAGAGAACTGGAAAGAAAGCAGATGGCCGACGTCATTAGCCAGGCCAATTTGATCGAGTTAAAGGGCTccagaatgaagaagttggacaaTGTTTTCATCAGACCACAGCCAGACACGAAAAAGATCGGTGGAATCTTGCAGATCCACGAAAACGGTTTGAGATACCAGTCTTCATTCAAAAACGACCAGAaagttgatcttctttttagCAACATCAAGCACTTGTTCTTTCAGCCTTGTAAAGACGAGTTGATTGTGTTGATTCATTGCCACTTGAAGAGTCCAATCATGATTggtaagaagaaaactttTGATGTTCAGTTCTACCGTGAGGCCAGTGATATTGCCTTCGATGAAACTGGAGGTCGTAAAAGAAGATACAGATACGGtgacgaagatgaattACAACaggaacaagaagaaagaagaagaaaggcACTTTTGGATAAGGAATTCAAGGCTTTTGCCGAACTCATTGCTGGCTCCTCCAATCATGTAGTCGACTTGGATATTCCGTTCCGTGAATTGGGATTCCAGGGTGTTCCCTTCAGGTCATCGGTGTTGTGTATGCCAACTCGTGACTGTTTAGTTCAGTTGATTGATCCGCCCTACTTAGTTGTCaccttggaagaaatcgaaTTGGCCCACTTGGAAAGAGTGCAATTtggtttgaagaatttcGATATGGTTTTTGTCTTCAAGGACTTCTCTAAACCAGTAGTCCATGTAAATACTATTCCTATGGAACTTTTGGAAGATGTGAAGAACTGGTTAACTGATGTTGATATTCCATTGAGTGAAGGTCagatgaacttgaactGGGGAGCCATTTTGAAGACTGTGCAAGCTGACCCATATCAATTCTTTGCTGACGGCGGTTGGAGTATCTTGACTGGTGTAGGAGattctgacgaagaagatgaagaagatgaagagtcTGAGTTCGAGGCATCTGATGACGATCCAAGTGACGAAGAAGTCGAAAGTGAAGAAGCAAGTGAAGACAACTACAGCAGTGGAGGCTCTGAAAGTGAAGGCAGTGgtgatgaagaaagtgaagGTGACGATTGGGATgaaatggagaagaaggctGCGAAGGAAGACAGCAGACGTTACAGAGATTAG